The DNA region AGGGAGAAGGGTGACGGTGAAGAACCCTCCCGGAACTATCACCGACGAGCTGGTAGCGGCTATCGATGAAGCGGTGCGGAACCGGCCTGTGGTCATCTTTGTCGAGGGTGAGGAGGATCTCGCGGTCATTCCGCTGGTTTTTGCCGCGCCGCCCGGGGTTGCCGTGCTATACGGTCAGCCGGGGGAGGGGGTTGTCCTCCGGATTGTGGATGAGGCGGCTAAACAGGAAGCGGCAGCCATGCTGGAGCGTTTCATACGGGAGTGATGGCTTGCGGCTCCATCCCAGAGTATAAATAAACCCGCCAACAATATTTTAGGGATATCGATGGAGTTCAAAATCACGCGTGATGTGAGGAACGAGGTCTTAAAGAGGAGAGAACTTGAGTTTGTTCTCACTTTCAACGGACCGACGCCCTCGCGGAAGAGCATTCAGGAGAAACTTGCCGCCCTGCAGAACAGGGATGAGAATCTCATCGTGCTCGACCTGGAGAGAACCCGGTTCGGGAAGATGGAACTTCTCGGCCGTGCCCGGATCTATGACGACGAGGAGACGAAGGTCTCAACCGAGCGGGAGTACCTGCTCAAGCGTGGCAAACCGAAGGCTGAGAGCGGGGCTTGAAGAGCATGACGGCTAAGAGATACGAGTGCTACGAGATCAAGGGCAATGCGGCGGTTCTGCTCAAGCGGCACTGTCCCCGATGCGGTCCAGGCGTCCTGATGGCCGAGCATGAGGATCGTGTGGCCTGCGGCAGGTGCGGTTATACCGAGTTCCGTAAGTAGGTCTTTACCCCTACATACCCCATACACGGCCGCGGACGCGGTGTTTTACGGGTCGCGGTCGGTCTTTTCCTCGTAACGGAGCAGGACATGTTTTATGCCTGATAAACGACCTGAAGAAGGGCTGGTGCTGGGG from Methanoculleus receptaculi includes:
- a CDS encoding GTP-dependent dephospho-CoA kinase family protein gives rise to the protein MLRLPEAHRELFKKPFGVLYGSIAELLPLIEGRMVCAVGDVVTHNLLAAGVVPDIAIIDGYTMRSPCNRLPLLRGRRVTVKNPPGTITDELVAAIDEAVRNRPVVIFVEGEEDLAVIPLVFAAPPGVAVLYGQPGEGVVLRIVDEAAKQEAAAMLERFIRE
- a CDS encoding 30S ribosomal protein S24e is translated as MEFKITRDVRNEVLKRRELEFVLTFNGPTPSRKSIQEKLAALQNRDENLIVLDLERTRFGKMELLGRARIYDDEETKVSTEREYLLKRGKPKAESGA
- a CDS encoding 30S ribosomal protein S27ae, whose product is MTAKRYECYEIKGNAAVLLKRHCPRCGPGVLMAEHEDRVACGRCGYTEFRK